CCCACTAAGAATGCCAAGCTCCGCAACAAGATTACATCATTTCAACAACTTGATGAAGAATCTTTATATGAGGCATGGGAGCGGTTTAAGGAGTTGTTGCGCAAATGCCCTCATCATGGCATTCCTCATTGCATCCAGATGGAGACATTTTATAATGGTCTAAATGCCCACACTAGAATGGTGGTTGATGCTTCAGCGAACGGGGCTCTTCTTGCTAAGTCCTATAACGAGGCATATGAAATACTTGAGAGGAtatccaacaacaactatcagtggcCTACTTCTAGATTGTCTACAGGCAGAAAGGTGGCTGGTATTCATGGTGTAGATGCCATcttttctttggcagcccaagtATCCTCTATTTCTAATATGCTCAAGACAATGAATATGGGGATGAATCAATCAGTGGGGCAGCCTATGGGGACACAATTTGGGCAAATGGAGAACATTTCTTGTGTGTATTGTGGTGAGGGTCATACTTTTGACAACTGTCCTTCCAATCCAGCAGTTGTGTGTTACATGGGGAACCAAAATAGGAATAGCCCTTATTCTAATTCCTACAACCCATCATGGAGGCAACATCCCAACTTCTCGTGGAGTAATCAAGGGGTTGGCCCTAGCAACTCTTCTATGCCTCCAAAACCAAATTTCTCACCGGGTTATCCCCCACAAGCACCACAACAAAGGCCACAACAACAAGCAATGCAATCTAGCTCTCTTGAGAACATGTTGAAGGAGTACATAGTGAAGAACGAAGCCATGATCCAAAGCCAAGCTGCATCATTGAGAAACTTAGAAAACCAAGTTGGGCAGCTAGCTAATGAGCTTAGAAATAGACCCCATGGTACATTACCAAGTGACACCGAGA
The Humulus lupulus chromosome 6, drHumLupu1.1, whole genome shotgun sequence DNA segment above includes these coding regions:
- the LOC133785259 gene encoding uncharacterized protein LOC133785259, producing MFQMLQTVGQFSGMPTEDPHLHLRLFIEVSDSFKLPGVTKDALRIKLFPYPLRDRARAWLNSLPSDSVSTWQELAERFLMDYFPPTKNAKLRNKITSFQQLDEESLYEAWERFKELLRKCPHHGIPHCIQMETFYNGLNAHTRMVVDASANGALLAKSYNEAYEILERISNNNYQWPTSRLSTGRKVAGIHGVDAIFSLAAQVSSISNMLKTMNMGMNQSVGQPMGTQFGQMENISCVYCGEGHTFDNCPSNPAVVCYMGNQNRNSPYSNSYNPSWRQHPNFSWSNQGVGPSNSSMPPKPNFSPGYPPQAPQQRPQQQAMQSSSLENMLKEYIVKNEAMIQSQAASLRNLENQVGQLANELRNRPHGTLPSDTENPRNGSKEHCKAVTLRSGKGLENSKANSGHEGEPSSIQINEEIQKDTEIPSVEKSASAQNAAGMP